A genomic region of Oryza glaberrima chromosome 1, OglaRS2, whole genome shotgun sequence contains the following coding sequences:
- the LOC127766515 gene encoding histone H2B.5-like, with protein sequence MAPKAEKKPAAKKPAEEEPAAEKAEKAPAGKKPKAEKRLPAGKAEKGSGEGKKDRAGRKKAKKSVETYKIYIFKVLKQVHPDIGISSKAMSIMNSFINDIFEKLAGESAKLARYNKKPTITSREIQTSVRLVLPGELAKHAVSEGTKAVTKFTSA encoded by the coding sequence ATGGCGCCCAAGGCGGagaagaagccggcggcgaagaagcccgcggaggaggagcccgcggcggagaaggccgaGAAGGCCCCGGCGGGGAAGAAGCCCAAGGCGGAGAAGCGGCTCCCCGCCGGCAAGGCCGAGAAGGGCTCCGGCGAAGGGAAGAAGGACCGCGCcgggaggaagaaggcgaagAAGAGCGTCGAGACCTACAAGATCTACATCTTCAAGGTGCTCAAGCAGGTCCACCCCGACATCGGCATCTCCTCCAAGGCCATGTCCATCATGAACTCCTTCATCAACGACATCTTCGAGAAGCTCGCTGGCGAGTCCGCCAAGCTCGCGCGCTACAACAAGAAGCCCACCATCACCTCACGGGAGATCCAGACCTCCGtccgcctcgtcctccccggcgagctcgccAAGCACGCCGTCTCCGAGGGCACCAAGGCTGTGACCAAGTTCACCTCAGCTTAG
- the LOC127766497 gene encoding probable LRR receptor-like serine/threonine-protein kinase At3g47570, giving the protein MRLLALSIVLCVLTASTASGSDEAALLAFKAGLSGRGSSSPTALASWNGSTSFCNWDGVTCDRRTPARVVALSMPSSNLAGTLSPAIGNLTFLRWLNLSSNELHGEIPPSVGRLRRLQVLDMADNLLSGALPANLTACVSLRILRLRRNQLGGSIPAELGNTLTRLQKLTLSNNSFTGQIPASLGNLSSMEQLSMSFNNLEGLIPSSLGKVAGLQYLFLFGNSLSGELPTPLYNLSSLKMLQVDHNRLHGSIPSDIGAMLPSIQVLGLDSNRFSGAIPPSLTNLSTLSYLYLTTNNFTGFVPPTLGKLQSLKQLYLGRNQLEADIMEGWEFITSLSNCSQLQGLVLAENSFGGQLPTSIANLSTTLQQLYLENNRISGSIPEAIGKLVGLNILCLSYNSISGVIPESIGMLANLVDMALYNTNLSGLIPSSVGNLTNLNRLAISNSNLEGPIPASLGKLTNLFLLDLSANHLNGSIPKEIFELQSLSWFLDLSYNSLSGPLPSEVGTLVNLNGMLLAGNQLSGQIPDSIGNCQVLESLYLQDNSLEGGIPQSLSNIKGLAVLNLTMNKFSGRIPDTIGSIGSLQQLSLSHNNFSGPIPATLQNLTMLWQLDVSFNNLQGKVPDLGVFTNLTHASVAGNDNLCGGIPQLHLPPCLILDVGKTRKQRLKSLKIALPTTGTIVLLVSAIIIIMLHHKKRKQQSLVTTQFIEEQYQRVSYYTLSRGSDEFSEVNLLGKGRYGSVYRCTLEDEGAIVAVKVFNLQQSGSAKSFEAECEALKRVRHRCLINIITCCSSIDPQGQEFKALVFEFMSNGSLDGWIHPKSSNLTPCNTLSLLQRLNITVDIFNALDYLHNHCQPPIIHCDLKPSNILLAEDKSAKVGDFGISRILPKSTATTLQNSKSSIGIRGSIGYIAPGSSKFVLLCLFPQSLPLLSD; this is encoded by the coding sequence ATGAGGCTTCTTGCATTGTCCATCGTCCTCTGCGTCCTGACAGCCAGCACCGCAAGCGGTAGCGATGAGGCCGCGCTGCTTGCTTTCAAGGCAGGGCTCAGCGGTAGAGGCTCCAGCTCTCCGACCGCGCTCGCCTCGTGGAACGGCAGCACCAGCTTCTGCAACTGGGACGGCGTCACCTGCGATCGCCGGACGCCGGCGCGGGTGGTGGCGCTGAGCATGCCGTCCAGCAACCTAGCCGGCACGCTCTCGCCGGCCATCGGGAACCTCACCTTCCTACGGTGGCTCAACCTGAGCTCAAACGAGCTCCACGGGGAAATCCCTCCGAGCGTCGGCCGCCTCCGGCGTCTACAGGTGCTCGACATGGCAGACAACCTGTTGTCCGGTGCGTTGCCTGCTAATCTCACGGCCTGCGTCAGCTTGAGAATCCTGCGGCTCCGACGTAACCAGCTTGGCGGGAGCATCCCTGCGGAGCTAGGTAACACACTGACACGCCTCCAGAAGTTGACGCTGTCAAACAACAGCTTCACAGGGCAAATTCCGGCCTCGTTGGGCAACCTGTCGTCGATGGAGCAACTATCCATGTCGTTCAACAACCTGGAGGGCCTCATCCCCTCAAGCCTCGGCAAGGTCGCAGGTCTGCAGTATCTTTTTTTGTTCGGAAACAGCCTCTCCGGCGAACTCCCGACACCTCTGTATAACTTGTCATCACTGAAGATGCTCCAGGTGGATCATAACAGGCTACATGGCAGCATCCCTTCTGACATCGGCGCCATGCTCCCCAGCATACAGGTGCTTGGATTGGATTCTAACCGGTTTAGTGGCGCCATTCCTCCTTCTCTCACCAATCTTTCAACACTCTCGTATCTGTACCTCACAACCAACAATTTCACCGGATTTGTGCCTCCCACCTTGGGGAAGTTGCAATCTCTGAAGCAGCTGTATTTAGGAAGAAATCAACTTGAGGCAGATATCATGGAAGGTTGGGAATTTATCACTTCACTATCCAACTGCAGCCAGCTGCAAGGACTTGTCCTTGCTGAGAACTCTTTCGGTGGGCAGTTGCCAACGTCGATTGCAAACCTGTCAACAACACTCCAACAACTCTATTTAGAGAACAATAGGATCTCCGGGAGCATCCCAGAGGCCATTGGCAAACTGGTTGGCTTGAACATACTCTGTCTGAGTTATAATTCCATATCTGGAGTGATTCCAGAAAGCATCGGGATGCTAGCAAACTTGGTTGATATGGCCCTTTACAATACTAACTTGTCGGGCCTCATACCATCATCTGTTGGAAATCTTACCAATTTAAACAGGCTAGCAATAAGCAACTCCAATTTGGAAGGGCCAATCCCAGCTAGCCTTGGGAAGCTAACAAACTTATTTCTTTTAGACTTGTCTGCAAACCATCTAAACGGTTCAATCCCCAAAGAAATTTTTGAGTTGCAGTCACTCTCTTGGTTCTTGGATTTGTCATATAATTCTCTCTCAGGACCCCTTCCATCAGAAGTTGGTACCTTGGTTAACCTAAACGGTATGCTTCTGGCAGGAAACCAGCTATCTGGCCAAATACCTGACAGCATAGGAAATTGTCAAGTATTGGAATCCCTCTATCTACAAGATAACTCACTCGAAGGAGGAATACCTCAATCTTTGAGCAATATCAAAGGGCTCGCTGTACTGAACCTAACCATGAACAAGTTTTCTGGTAGGATCCCCGACACAATTGGTAGCATTGGCAGTCTGCAACAATTGTCTCTGTCACACAACAATTTCTCAGGACCAATCCCAGCAACTCTACAAAATTTAACCATGTTGTGGCAATTAGATGTGTCCTTCAATAATTTGCAAGGCAAAGTACCAGATCTAGGTGTTTTCACAAACCTAACTCATGCATCCGTTGCAGGGAATGACAACTTGTGCGGTGGAATACCTCAGCTTCACTTGCCTCCATGCCTCATTCTTGATGTAGGAAAGACTAGAAAACAACGGCTGAAGTCTCTTAAAATAGCTCTGCCAACAACAGGGACAATCGTGTTGCTAGTTTCAGCTATCATTATTATTATGTTACATCACAAGAAACGAAAACAACAAAGCCTAGTGACAACCCAGTTTATTGAGGAACAGTACCAGCGAGTTTCATATTACACATTATCAAGAGGAAGTGATGAATTTTCAGAAGTTAACTTGCTTGGCAAAGGAAGATACGGTTCTGTTTATAGATGTACCTTAGAAGATGAGGGTGCAATCGTTGCTGTAAAAGTGTTCAACCTTCAACAGTCAGGATCTGCCAAGAGCTTTGAGGCTGAATGTGAGGCTTTGAAAAGGGTACGCCATCGCTGTCTCATAAATATCATCACTTGTTGCTCGAGTATTGATCCACAGGGTCAGGAGTTCAAGGCATTGGTTTTTGAGTTCATGTCCAATGGTAGCTTGGATGGTTGGATTCATCCAAAGTCGAGCAATCTAACTCCTTGCAATACACTCAGCCTTTTACAGAGACTCAACATCACTGTTGATATCTTCAATGCATTGGATTATCTTCACAATCACTGCCAGCCACCAATTATACACTGTGATCTGAAGCCAAGCAATATTCTTCTTGCAGAAGACAAGAGTGCTAAGGTTGGAGATTTTGGCATATCAAGAATCCTCCCCAAAAGTACAGCCACAACTCTGCAAAATTCAAAAAGCTCAATTGGAATCAGAGGTTCCATTGGCTATATTGCACCAGGTAGTTCAAAATTTGTACTTTTGTGTTTATTTCCTCAATCTCTCCCCCTCCTGTCAGACTGA
- the LOC127765299 gene encoding putative pentatricopeptide repeat-containing protein At3g15200, translated as MPPPASAILSAACRSSRTLFVLRRLGFLGSCTPTVRQNDSEELPGAGLHPRFHQSVLPIHCVLGSLRLCHSTALDGSKDVHVSEIVKILKSRDGDSELADVLNQFADEMDEDVVLKVLQKQRSNWKVALSFFKWAAGLPQYKHGSRAYTEMLDILGRMKKVRLMRQLFDDIPVESRQPVVTNRMFAVLLNRYAGAHKVQEAIDMFYKRKDYGFELDLVGFQILLMSLCRYKHVEEAEALFLQKKDEFPPVIKSWNIILNGWCVKGSLADAKRVWNEIIASKLKPDLFTYGTFINSLTKSGKLSTAVKLFTSMWEKGINPDVAICNCIIDQLCFKKRIPEALEIFGEMNDRGCQADVATYNTLIKHFCKINRMEKVYELLDDMEVKGVSSNNMTYSYILKTTEKPKDVVSLMQRMEKSDCRLDSHTYNLILNLYVSWDYEKGVQLVWDEMERNGSGPDQRSFTIMVHGLHSHGKLDEALQYYRTMESRGMTPEPRTKLLVKAIRMKKDEPATEEQPLTRKNLKLDPISRLFHVRK; from the exons ATGCCGCCGCCAGCGTCCGccatcctctccgccgcctGCAGGTCCAGCAGGACGCTCTTCG TTCTTAGGAGGCTCGGCTTCCTTGGTTCCTGCACGCCAACTGTTCGGCAGAATGACTCAGAGGAGCTTCCTGGGGCAGGCTTACATCCACGCTTTCACCAGAGCGTTCTGCCAATTCACTGCGTTCTTGGATCTCTACGGCTTTGTCATTCTACCGCTTTGGATGGTTCCAAGGATGTCCATGTCAGCGAAATCGTTAAAATCCTCAAGTCTAGAGATGGCGACAGTGAGCTCGCCGATGTTCTCAATCAGTTTGCAGACGAGATGGATGAGGATGTTGTGCTAAAGGTGCTCCAGAAGCAGAGGTCCAATTGGAAAGTCGCACTATCTTTCTTCAAATGGGCAGCTGGCCTGCCCCAGTATAAACATGGGTCAAGGGCCTACACGGAGATGCTTGACATTCTTGGGAGGATGAAGAAGGTCAGGCTCATGAGGCAGCTGTTTGATGATATTCCTGTGGAGAGCCGCCAGCCTGTGGTCACAAACAGGATGTTTGCTGTCCTGTTAAACCGGTATGCAGGTGCGCACAAGGTGCAGGAGGCGATAGATATGTTCTACAAGAGGAAGGATTATGGGTTTGAGCTTGACTTGGTCGGATTCCAGATACTTTTGATGTCTCTCTGTCGGTACAAGCATGTTGAGGAAGCAGAGGCCCTCTTTCTCCAAAAGAAAGATGAGTTCCCTCCTGTCATAAAGAGCTGGAACATCATTCTTAATGGTTGGTGTGTCAAGGGAAGCTTGGCAGATGCTAAAAGGGTGTGGAATGAGATAATTGCGTCTAAGCTTAAGCCTGACCTTTTCACATATGGTACATTCATAAATTCGCTGACCAAATCTGGTAAACTTAGTACTGCAGTAAAACTATTTACAAGCATGTGGGAGAAAGGGATCAATCCTGATGTGGCAATTTGCAATTGTATCATCGATCAATTGTGCTTCAAGAAAAGGATTCCAGAAGCACTTGAGATTTTTGGTGAGATGAATGATCGTGGCTGTCAGGCCGATGTTGCTACCTACAACACTTTGATAAAACACTTCTGTAAGATTAATCGGATGGAGAAAGTCTATGAGCTTTTGGATGACATGGAGGTTAAGGGCGTCTCTTCAAACAATATGACATACTCCTACATTCTGAAGACGACAGAGAAACCCAAAGATGTTGTTTCATTGATGCAGAGAATGGAGAAGTCTGATTGCAGACTGGACTCTCATACATATAACTTAATATTGAACCTTTATGTCAGTTGGGATTATGAGAAAGGGGTTCAGCTAGTATGGGATGAAATGGAGAGGAATGGATCAGGCCCAGATCAACGATCATTTACTATAATGGTTCATGGACTCCATTCCCACGGTAAACTGGATGAGGCTTTGCAGTATTATAGAACGATGGAGTCGAGAGGGATGACACCAGAACCAAGGACGAAGCTATTGGTAAAAGCAATACGTATGAAGAAAGATGAACCTGCTACAGAAGAACAACCTCTTACCAGGAAGAATCTAAAACTGGATCCAATTTCAAGACTATTCCATGTTCGTAAATAG
- the LOC127784817 gene encoding uncharacterized protein LOC127784817, with the protein MADNDVIAALPEDVLLQVLSRVADVKSLFMLAATCRRWLRRFTDRAFLRDLWGGQRAGDLLVFFFHRQRNSASTFGFLPAPPLRPLIPSSYDGEPLTARRGILLMRLSPSNDWSEATSHLLGLLNPITGEHHVLPHLKGPSNLGSFAVTSCAIIFSDDLAGKQPQPPSSGRFMFSQLLVTTKHKSIKTVHLHSYSATRSSWAAPAVFLDLRRFSLVGEGSSSSAVVHRGAAHWLCTDHVARATRDDYLYKLSVEVGGTATATPRVSMTKLPVLDGGTPTPLLCVGGDGELTIVCVFIMHVRVWKQQRRGDGDGDGAAAWRRDVIWMPTEVSNYPKSYTMAHGLGRRGSVAMMYSSTGAVFVLDLDKKVMEKAMDCLLPLRMDHSLDRPPVPYEMDLVEFFLLQLGGLCSRGDLQDNQLIN; encoded by the coding sequence ATGGCGGACAACGACGTCATCGCGGCATTGCCGGAGGACGTCCTCCTCCAGGTCCTCTCCCGCGTGGCTGACGTCAAGAGCCTCTTCATGCTCGCCGCCACATGCCGCCGCTGGCTCCGCCGCTTCACCGACCGCGCCTTCCTCCGCGACCTCTGGGGCGGCCAgcgcgccggcgacctcctcgtcttcttcttccaccGGCAACGCAACTCGGCCTCGACATTCGGCTtcctgccggcgccgccgcttcgACCCCTCATCCCCTCCAGCTACGACGGCGAGCCCCTGACGGCGCGCCGCGGCATCCTCCTGATGCGGCTTTCCCCCTCCAACGACTGGTCAGAGGCGACCAGCcacctcctcggcctcctcaaCCCTATCACCGGCGAGCACCACGTTCTCCCGCATCTGAAGGGCCCCTCCAACCTTGGTTCCTTCGCCGTCACCAGCTGCGCCATCATCTTCtccgacgacctcgccgggaagcagccgcagccgccatcGTCAGGCCGCTTCATGTTCTCGCAGCTGCTCGTCACCACCAAGCACAAGAGCATCAAGACCGTGCACCTCCACTCGTACTCCGCCACGCGCAGCAGCTGGGCCGCGCCCGCCGTGTTCCTGGATCTCCGCCGCTTCTCCCTGGTGGGCGAGGGATCATCGTCATCCGCCGTCGTCcaccgcggcgcggcgcacTGGCTGTGCACCGACCACGTCGCGCGCGCCACCCGAGACGACTACCTGTACAAGCTCAGCGTGGAGGTGGGCGGCACAGCCACGGCCACGCCGCGCGTCTCCATGACGAAGCTCCCCGTCCTCGACGGCggcacgccgacgccgctgctCTGCGTCGGCGGAGACGGCGAGCTCACCATCGTCTGCGTGTTCATCATGCACGTCAGAGTCTGGAAGCAGCAGcgacgcggcgatggcgatggcgacggtgcggcggcgtggcgccgcgacGTGATTTGGATGCCAACGGAGGTGTCCAACTACCCCAAAAGTTACACGATGGCGCATGGATTGGGACGCAGGGGATCGGTGGCCATGATGTACAGTAGCACCGGCGCTGTGTTCGTCCTCGACCTCGACAAGAAGGTGATGGAGAAGGCCATGGACTGCTTGCTGCCCCTGCGAATGGACCATTCACTGGATCGGCCGCCTGTGCCGTACGAGATGGACTTGGTGGAGTTCTTTCTGCTCCAGCTTGGTGGTCTATGCAGCAGAGGTGATCTACAggataatcaattaattaattga
- the LOC127760848 gene encoding short-chain dehydrogenase TIC 32 B, chloroplastic-like has translation MGILSLITGKAGASGFGSGSTAEQVTAGVDATGLTAIVTGGASGIGLETSRVFAMRGAHVIIAARNTEAASVVRKKIIEENPKAHIDVLKLDLSSLKSVRAFADQFNSMNLPLNILINNAGVMFCPFGLSEDGVEMQFATNHLGHFLLTNLLLDNMKATAKSTGIEGRIVNLSSVAHLHTYPKGIEFDKLNDEKTYDDKMAYGQSKLANILHAKELSRRLKEEGANITINCVHPGLIMTNLMRHSFFLMRVLQFATYILWKSVPQGAATTCYVGLNPQLKGVTGQYFADCNVEKTSRFARNDALAKQLWEFSEKLIKSSSK, from the exons ATGGGCATCTTGTCGCTCATCACCGGGAAGGCCGGCGCGAGCGGGTTCGGCTCCGGGTCCACGGCGGAGCAGGTCACCGCCGGCGTCGACGCCACCGGCCTCACCGCCATCGTCACAG GAGGAGCGAGTGGCATTGGTCTGGAGACCTCGCGAGTCTTTGCGATGAGAGGAGCCCATGTCATCATCGCAGCAAGGAACACAGAGGCTGCATCGGTAGTGAGGAAGAAAATCATTGAGGAAAACCCAAAAGCTCACATCGATGTTCTGAAGCTTGACCTCAGCTCCCTTAAGTCTGTTAGAGCTTTTGCAGATCAGTTCAACTCGATGAACCTTCCTCTGAACATCCTGAT AAATAATGCCGGTGTGATGTTCTGTCCGTTTGGATTGTCTGAAGATGGTGTTGAGATGCAGTTCGCAACCAATCATCTTG GTCACTTTCTGTTGACCAACctcctccttgataatatgaaAGCAACCGCGAAGTCCACAGGTATTGAAGGTCGTATTGTGAACTTGTCATCGGTTGCTCACCTCCATACATATCCGAAGGGAATTGAGTTTGATAAACTCAACGACGAGAAAAC ATACGATGACAAGATGGCTTATGGACAATCTAAGCTGGCAAACATACTTCACGCGAAAGAGCTCTCTAGACGGCTGAAG GAAGAAGGAGCGAACATCACTATTAACTGTGTTCATCCTGGATTGATCATGACCAATTTGATGAGGCACTCCTTTTTCCTTATGA GGGTGCTTCAATTTGCCACCTACATCTTGTGGAAGAGCGTACCCCAG gGAGCAGCTACCACTTGCTATGTAGGACTGAACCCTCAGCTCAAGGGAGTGACCGGACAATACTTTGCTGACTGCAATGTGGAGAAAACTAGCAGATTTGCGAGGAACGACGCACTGGCGAAGCAACTCTGGGAATTCAGCGAAAAGCTGATCAAGTCTTCTTCAAAATGA
- the LOC127766491 gene encoding putative receptor-like protein kinase At3g47110: protein MAMALASFLLLLLSVFMSIFLHFMAVRGADGEDAAALLAFKAVAVGNGGGNGVLASWNGSAGPCSWEGVACGRHGRVVALSLPGHDLSGTLSPAVGNLTSLQKLDLSYNWLHGGIPASLGQLHRLRELDLSFNTFSGEVPRNLTSCTSLEYLALGSNKLAGHIPSELGNTLTQLQVLGLDNNSFVGHWPASLANLTSLGYLSLRMNSLEGTIPPEFGSNMPRLYFLDICSNNLSGALPSSLYNLSSLMGFDAGNNKLDGSIATDIDEKFPHLQSFAVFNNQFSGEIPSSFSNLTNLTSLQLSMNGFSGFVPHNLGRLNALQNLQLGVNMLEAGDIKGWEFVESLTNCSKLEILVLSNNNFTGQFPISIANLSKTLQKLYLGGSRISGSIPSDFGNLVGLRSLYLFSTEISGVIPESIGKLENLTTLYLNNNSLSGHVPSSVGNLTNLMKLFMQGNNLEGPIPANLGKLKSLNVLDLSRNHFNGSIPKEILELPSISQYLNLSYNSLSGPLPSEVGSLTSLNELILSGNQLSGQIPSSIKNCIVLTVLLLDSNSFQGTIPVFLGDIKGLRVLNLTMNKFSAVIPDALGSIHNLQELYLAYNNLSGPIPAVLQNLTSLSMLDLSFNDLQGEVPKEGIFKNLSYLSLAGNSELCGGISHLNLPPCSMHAVRKRSKGWLRSLKIALASIAVVLFLALVMVIIMLIRRRKPVHRKKGQSLTPVVEEQFERVSYQELSNGTKGFSQNSLLGKGSYGVVYKCTLFDEEIVVAVKVFNLERSGSTRSFLAECDALRSVRHRCLLKIITCCSSINNQGQDFKALVFEFMPNGSLNGWLHPKSDMPIVDNTLSLTQRLDIAVDIVDALEYLHIHCQPPIVHCDLKPSNILLAEDMSARVGDFGISRILTESASKTQQNSSNTIGIRGSIGYVAPEYGEGSAVSTLGDVYSLGILLLEMFTGMSPTDDMFRDSLDLHSFSEAAHPDRILEIADPTLWVHVDAEDSITRSRMQECLISVIGLGLSCSKHQPKERMPIQDAALKMHAIRDDAYLMFSGSLSVDMEEETKQISSDLKQQ, encoded by the exons ATGGCGATGGCTCTTGCTAgcttcctgctgctgctgctgtccgtCTTCATGTCCATCTTCTTGCACTTCATGGCAGTGCGAGGAGCAGACGGAGAAGACGCCGCAGCGTTGCTCGCTTTCAAGGCCGTGGCGGTGGGCAACGGTGGTGGCAACGGCGTGCTTGCGTCGTGGAACGGCAGCGCCGGGCCGTGCAGCTGGGAGGGCGTGGCGTGTGGCCGGCACGGGCGGGTGGTGGCGCTTAGCCTGCCCGGCCATGATCTCTCGGGGACCCTGTCGCCGGCCGTCGGCAACCTGACGTCGTTGCAGAAACTTGACCTGAGTTACAACTGGCTGCACGGTGGCATCCCCGCGAGCCTCGGTCAGCTGCACCGCCTCAGGGAACTCGACCTAAGCTTCAACaccttctccggcgaggtccCCAGAAATCTGACATCCTGCACCAGCTTGGAATACCTGGCCCTCGGCAGCAACAAGCTCGCCGGGCACATACCTTCGGAGCTCGGCAACACGCTGACACAGCTCCAGGTGCTAGGCCTCGACAACAACAGCTTCGTCGGCCATTGGCCAGCTTCACTGGCCAATCTGACGTCCCTGGGATACCTCAGCCTCAGGATGAACAGTCTCGAGGGCACAATACCTCCTGAATTCGGCAGCAACATGCCGCGCCTTTACTTCCTCGACATCTGCTCCAACAACCTGAGTGGTGCACTCCCGTCTTCCCTGTACAATCTGTCGTCGCTAATGGGGTTTGATGCAGGAAACAACAAGCTGGATGGAAGCATTGCTACTGATATCGATGAAAAGTTTCCTCATTTACAGTCTTTCGCAGTGTTCAACAACCAGTTCAGCGGGGAAATTCCCTCCTCGTTCTCCAATCTCACTAACCTCACGAGTCTGCAGCTATCAATGAACGGATTTAGTGGGTTTGTGCCACATAATCTAGGGAGGTTGAATGCTCTGCAGAATCTGCAACTAGGTGTTAATATGCTTGAAGCAGGGGACATAAAGGGGTGGGAATTTGTTGAGTCATTGACAAACTGCAGTAAGCTAGAGATTTTAGTTCTCAGTAACAACAATTTCACTGGGCAGTTCCCTATTTCGATCGCAAACCTCTCGAAGACTCTCCAAAAACTTTACTTGGGTGGCAGTAGGATTTCTGGAAGCATCCCCTCTGATTTCGGTAATTTGGTTGGTCTAAGATCATTATACCTGTTTAGTACTGAAATATCAGGTGTAATTCCAGAGAGCATTGGGAAGCTGGAAAACTTGACTACGCTATACCTGAATAACAATAGCTTGTCTGGCCATGTACCGTCTTCTGTAGGAAACCTTACCAATCTGATGAAGCTATTCATGCAAGGCAACAACTTGGAAGGACCAATCCCAGCGAATCTTGGTAAGCTGAAAAGCCTGAATGTTCTTGATTTATCAAGAAATCACTTCAATGGTTCGATTCCAAAGGAAATATTGGAGCTGCCTTCCATTTCACAGTACTTGAATTTATCATACAACTCCCTCTCTGGACCCCTTCCTTCTGAAGTTGGGAGTTTGACTAGCCTCAACGAGTTGATTCTGTCAGGAAACCAATTGTCTGGCCAGATACCAAGTAGTATAAAAAATTGCATAGTGCTCACTGTACTTTTATTGGACAGTAACTCGTTCCAAGGAACTATACCTGTGTTTCTGGGGGACATTAAGGGGCTCCGTGTACTTAACCTAACCATGAACAAGTTTTCTGCTGTGATTCCTGATGCCCTTGGTAGCATCCACAACCTGCAAGAGTTGTATCTAGCGTATAACAACTTGTCTGGGCCTATCCCAGCAGTGCTGCAGAATTTGACATCGTTATCAATGCTGGATCTATCCTTCAATGATCTGCAAGGTGAAGTGCCAAAAGAAGGTATTTTTAAGAACTTATCTTACTTGTCTTTAGCTGGAAACAGTGAGCTTTGTGGGGGAATATCTCATCTTAACTTACCTCCATGCTCCATGCATGCTGTTAGAAAGAGAAGCAAAGGGTGGTTAAGGTCTCTTAAAATAGCTCTGGCATCAATAGCTGTGGTCTTGTTCTTAGCTCTAGTTATGGTGATTATTATGTTAATTCGTCGTAGAAAGCCTGTACATAGGAAGAAGGGCCAGTCCCTAACCCCAGTTGTGGAGGAACAATTTGAAAGAGTTTCTTACCAGGAATTGTCAAATGGAACCAAGGGATTTTCACAGAACAGTTTGCTTGGAAAAGGAAGCTATGGTGTAGTCTATAAATGCACTTTGTTTGATGAGGAAATTGTTGTCGCTGTAAAGGTGTTTAACCTTGAACGGTCTGGATCTACTAGAAGTTTTCTGGCAGAATGCGACGCACTGAGAAGTGTGCGCCACCGTTGTCTCCTAAAGATCATCACTTGCTGTTCAAGCATAAATAACCAAGGTCAAGATTTCAAGGCACTAGTTTTTGAGTTTATGCCCAATGGCAGCTTAAATGGTTGGCTTCATCCAAAATCTGATATGCCCATTGTTGACAATACTTTGAGCCTAACTCAAAGGCTGGACATTGCTGTTGATATTGTGGATGCTCTGGAATATCTTCATATCCACTGCCAGCCGCCGATCGTTCATTGTGATCTCAAGCCAAGCAACATCCTTCTTGCAGAAGACATGAGTGCCCGAGTTGGAGATTTCGGCATATCAAGAATCCTAACTGAAAGCGCGAGCAAAACACAGCAAAATTCAAGCAACACAATCGGAATAAGAGGCTCCATTGGCTATGTTGCTCCAG AGTATGGGGAAGGCTCTGCGGTCTCAACTCTTGGCGATGTTTATAGTCTGGGCATATTGCTGCTTGAGATGTTTACAGGAATGAGCCCAACAGACGATATGTTCAGAGATTCCTTGGACCTGCACAGTTTCTCAGAGGCTGCTCATCCTGACAGAATCCTGGAGATAGCCGATCCGACGCTCTGGGTGCATGTAGACGCCGAGGATAGCATCACAAGAAGCAGAATGCAGGAGTGTTTGATTTCAGTCATTGGCCTCGGCTTGTCCTGCTCAAAGCATCAACCCAAAGAGCGAATGCCAATACAAGATGCAGCCCTGAAGATGCATGCGATCAGAGACGACGCTTACCTGATGTTTTCTGGCTCTCTTTCAGTGGACATGGAAGAGGAGACGAAACAAATTAGCAGCGATTTGAAGCAACAGTGA
- the LOC127760849 gene encoding uncharacterized protein LOC127760849, giving the protein MAFPSLSVSGILARHPVLFYAATWTAVATAAVSVAAFAPELAFVWAVTPSTGAGAAPLAAECPGGIVLPLDGPPWDAACVPAALFGRVTLDVLVPPVFAAAVVSAALWFTKAVGVWEDDDDEDDSNEATMV; this is encoded by the coding sequence ATGGcgttcccctccctctccgtcTCCGGCATCCTCGCGCGCCACCCGGTGCTCTTCTACGCGGCCACCTGGacggccgtcgccaccgccgcggtgTCCGTGGCCGCGTTCGCGCCGGAGCTCGCCTTCGTCTGGGCCGTCACACcgagcaccggcgccggcgccgcgccgctggcGGCCGAATGCCCGGGCGGCATCGTCCTGCCGCTCGACGGCCCGCCGTGGGACGCCGCCTGCGTGCCCGCCGCGCTGTTCGGCAGGGTCACCCTCGACGTGCTGGTGCCGCCCGTGTTCGCCGCCGCGGTGGTGTCCGCCGCTCTCTGGTTCACCAAGGCCGTTGGCGTgtgggaggacgacgacgacgaagacgacagCAACGAAGCTACAATGGTGTGA